The Endozoicomonas montiporae CL-33 genome contains a region encoding:
- a CDS encoding IS110 family transposase: MSRRSKSNRSHSDRVKKRIAGHLEKINLFAAGIDIGSESHFVAVPEELDEQPVRSFGCFTADLEAMADWLVKLGITTVVMESTGIYWIPAFEILESRGLDVKLVNARHVKNVAGRKSDVLDCQWLLQLHTYGLLNGAFRPDEQVCSLRSYRRQRDTLVGYRASHIQHMQKALRQMNLLLDNVVTDITGKTGMTIIRAILNGQRNPVELAKYRDKHCKKSEEEIAKSLKGHYRDEHVFALRQAVELYDTYDEKIRACDKALEQKINTFDSKDDKDSQKSSTPDKLSKKRKSRCAPDFDVRSELNRVSGVDLTDIDGIDENTALKIVSEIGLDMSRWPSAKHFASWLGLCPGTKISGGKVLNRKTKRLPGAAATAFRLAAYSLTRSKSALGAYYRRMRSKLGAPKAITATAHKLARLVYSMLKHGSQYVDEGQEYFEQRYRERVLKTLKQKAKDMGFTLTPVETAVG; this comes from the coding sequence ATGTCTCGCCGCAGCAAATCCAACCGTTCCCATTCTGACAGAGTCAAAAAGCGTATTGCTGGACATCTGGAGAAAATCAATCTCTTTGCCGCCGGTATTGATATCGGGTCAGAGTCACACTTTGTTGCAGTGCCAGAAGAGTTAGATGAACAACCGGTGCGTTCATTTGGCTGTTTTACCGCAGACCTTGAAGCTATGGCTGACTGGCTCGTAAAGCTTGGCATTACCACCGTTGTGATGGAGTCAACCGGGATTTACTGGATACCTGCGTTTGAAATACTGGAATCCCGGGGGCTTGATGTAAAACTGGTCAATGCACGACATGTAAAGAATGTTGCCGGACGTAAGTCTGACGTTCTGGACTGCCAATGGCTTTTGCAGTTACATACTTACGGATTGCTCAATGGCGCGTTCCGCCCTGATGAGCAGGTTTGCTCTTTACGATCTTATAGACGACAACGTGACACTCTTGTTGGCTACCGTGCTTCCCACATCCAGCATATGCAAAAGGCACTTCGACAGATGAATCTGTTACTGGATAATGTGGTGACTGATATTACCGGAAAAACCGGTATGACTATTATCCGCGCCATACTGAATGGGCAGCGGAATCCTGTGGAGTTGGCTAAATATCGTGACAAGCACTGCAAAAAATCCGAGGAAGAAATCGCCAAATCCCTGAAGGGGCATTACCGGGATGAGCATGTATTTGCTCTGCGGCAAGCTGTTGAACTTTACGATACTTATGATGAAAAAATCAGGGCTTGTGACAAAGCTCTGGAACAGAAGATCAACACATTTGACAGCAAAGATGATAAAGACTCCCAGAAATCTTCTACGCCAGATAAGCTTTCAAAAAAACGGAAGTCCCGTTGCGCTCCAGACTTTGATGTGCGTTCAGAGCTCAACCGGGTGAGTGGTGTCGATCTGACTGATATCGATGGCATTGATGAAAATACGGCTCTGAAGATTGTTTCAGAAATCGGTCTGGATATGAGTCGATGGCCTTCCGCTAAACATTTTGCCTCCTGGTTAGGGCTCTGTCCCGGAACCAAAATATCCGGTGGTAAAGTTCTGAACCGGAAAACCAAGCGTTTGCCAGGCGCAGCCGCAACAGCATTCAGGTTGGCGGCTTATTCACTGACCAGATCAAAAAGTGCTTTGGGTGCTTATTACCGAAGAATGCGAAGCAAGCTTGGTGCTCCAAAGGCGATTACGGCAACAGCGCATAAGCTGGCAAGGCTGGTTTACAGTATGCTCAAGCATGGGAGCCAGTATGTAGATGAAGGTCAGGAATACTTTGAGCAGCGTTACAGAGAAAGAGTTTTAAAAACCCTGAAGCAGAAGGCTAAAGATATGGGCTTCACATTAACGCCGGTTGAAACCGCCGTCGGTTAG
- a CDS encoding transposase, translating into MPDHKPRKHLCLDSMIQMIYDSFDSIPDHRPNRRKDKISLLDTLMSAFAMMHLKYPSLLEFDRERETEELKFNLKHLYRVQGRIPCDTYMRSTLDPVDPGAMREPFKLLFNEVQRGGGLKGFRFSCVGLKDHYLLAIDGTGLYYSGKCRCQECCIKNEGKANEAYYHQMLAACIVHPDRETVLPLAPEPIVHQDGTTKNDCEKNALKRLLSDIKRDHPQLKLVIVLDGLYADGPTVRLIRSYGWHYIIVAKDGNHTSMIEAMDALDQKGDVKRFEMTDGNGAKHWCRYANGVPLNKTEPVEIVNVLDYVETDKKGKRHTWGWITDIPLTEETVLPTAEGGRCRWHIENETFNTLKNQGYEFEHNYGHGEQHLATNLAYLTFLAFLVDQIQQLCCPVFQKALKLRARGTRTYLWKLILRYFLSWLIESWEEMFQAIIHGTAARKIQFDTS; encoded by the coding sequence ATGCCTGATCATAAACCACGAAAGCATCTGTGCCTCGACAGCATGATCCAGATGATCTACGACAGCTTCGACAGCATTCCAGACCACCGCCCAAACCGCCGTAAAGACAAGATTTCATTGCTGGACACCTTGATGTCGGCTTTCGCTATGATGCACCTCAAGTACCCATCCTTGCTGGAGTTTGACCGTGAGCGGGAAACCGAAGAACTCAAGTTCAACTTGAAGCATCTATACCGGGTTCAAGGCAGGATACCCTGTGACACTTACATGCGCTCCACCCTTGATCCTGTAGATCCAGGGGCAATGAGAGAACCTTTCAAGCTGCTGTTCAATGAAGTACAGCGGGGTGGAGGGCTCAAGGGCTTCCGCTTTTCTTGCGTCGGCCTGAAGGATCATTACCTGTTAGCCATTGATGGGACAGGGCTTTACTACTCCGGCAAGTGCCGCTGTCAGGAGTGCTGTATAAAAAATGAAGGTAAGGCCAATGAAGCTTACTATCACCAGATGCTGGCCGCCTGCATTGTCCATCCTGACAGAGAAACCGTATTGCCTCTGGCCCCCGAGCCCATTGTTCACCAAGATGGCACAACCAAGAATGACTGTGAAAAAAATGCCCTCAAACGTCTCCTTTCAGACATCAAGCGAGATCACCCACAATTGAAGCTGGTTATTGTGCTGGACGGTCTCTACGCTGATGGCCCGACAGTTCGACTAATAAGAAGTTATGGGTGGCACTACATCATTGTTGCCAAAGATGGCAATCACACTTCGATGATTGAGGCTATGGATGCGCTGGATCAGAAGGGCGATGTCAAACGATTTGAGATGACTGACGGCAACGGTGCCAAACACTGGTGCCGTTATGCCAATGGGGTTCCCCTGAACAAGACTGAACCGGTTGAAATCGTCAATGTGCTTGATTACGTCGAAACAGACAAGAAAGGCAAACGGCACACCTGGGGCTGGATAACCGACATCCCGTTAACCGAAGAAACTGTACTCCCCACAGCCGAAGGAGGAAGATGTCGTTGGCACATAGAAAATGAAACCTTCAATACCCTGAAGAACCAAGGCTACGAATTTGAACACAACTATGGTCACGGTGAGCAGCACCTGGCAACCAATCTGGCTTACCTGACCTTCCTGGCTTTCCTGGTGGATCAAATACAGCAACTATGTTGCCCGGTCTTCCAGAAAGCCCTGAAACTAAGGGCGCGTGGAACACGCACCTATCTCTGGAAATTGATTCTGCGTTACTTTCTTTCCTGGCTGATTGAGAGTTGGGAGGAGATGTTCCAAGCGATCATTCACGGTACTGCTGCAAGAAAGATCCAGTTCGACACATCATAG